The Juglans regia cultivar Chandler chromosome 2, Walnut 2.0, whole genome shotgun sequence genome includes a window with the following:
- the LOC108984631 gene encoding EH domain-containing protein 1 isoform X1, translated as MEIASIPITSCSKEHQKIYQEWFSYADSDGDGRITGNDATKFFAMSNLSRQDLKQVWAIADSKRQGYLGLKEFIAAMQLASLAQAGHAITNDLLNSDVDLGDLKPPVMEGLDALIAKKKRKEKTSDLDANGSSQVQTSAAPNWFSSKASKKVPLSSVTSIIDGLKRLYIQKLKPLEVAYRFNDFVSPLLTNSDFDAKPMVMLLGQYSTGKTTFIKHLLKSSYPGAHIGPEPTTDRFVVVMSGTDERSIPGNTVAVQADMPFSGLTNFGTAFLSKFECSQMPHRLLEHITFVDTPGVLSGEKQRTQRAYDFTGVTSWFAAKCDLILLLFDPHKLDVSDEFKRVISSLRGHDDKIRVVLNKADQVDTQQLMRVYGALMWSLGKVINTPEVMRVYIGSFNDKPVNEAATGPIGKELFEKEQEDLLADLKDIPKKACDRRINEFVKRARAAKIHAYIISHLKKEMPAMMGKAKAQQRLIDNLADEFGKVQREFHLPPGDFPNVDHFREILSGYSIDKFDKLKPKMIQAVDDMLGYDIPDLLKNFKNPYD; from the exons ATGGAGATTGCTTCCATTCCAATTACTTCGTGCTCTAAAGAGCACCAGAAGATCTATCAGGAGTGGTTCAGTTACGCTGATTCAG ATGGAGATGGCCGTATAACAGGGAATGATGCTACTAAGTTCTTCGCTATGTCCAATTTGTCCAGGCAAGATCTCAAGCAG gTGTGGGCAATTGCAGACTCAAAGCGACAGGGATATCTGGGCCTCAAGGAGTTTATTGCTGCTATGCAG CTAGCATCTCTAGCACAAGCTGGTCATGCAATCACAAATGATCTCCTGAACAGTGATG TTGACTTGGGCGATTTGAAACCTCCTGTTATGGAGGGTTTGGATGCACTAATAGCG AAGAAGAAGCGAAAGGAAAAGACAAGTGACCTTGATGCAAATG GTAGTTCTCAAGTTCAAACATCAGCTGCACCTAATTGGTTTTCATCCAAAGCATCTAAAAAG GTACCGCTTTCCTCTGTTACATCAATCATTGATGGCTTGAAGAGACTGTACATTCAGAAGCTGAAGCCGTTAGAAGTTGCTTATcgttttaatgattttgtatCCCCATTGCTG ACAAATAGTGATTTTGATGCTAAACCAATGGTTATGCTTTTGGGTCAATATTCGACTGGGAAGACAACATTTATTAAGCATCTGCTGAAAAGTAGTTATCCAG GAGCTCACATTGGACCTGAGCCCACAACTGACAGATTTGTTGTTGTCATG TCTGGAACTGATGAAAGAAGTATCCCTGGAAACACCGTTGCTGTTCAGGCAGACATGCCATTCAGTGGGCTGACAAATTTCGGAACTGCTTTTTTGTCGAAATTCGAGTGTTCTCAAATGCCACATCGC ctGCTGGAGCATATCACTTTTGTTGATACTCCTGGTGTTCTGTCTGGAGAAAAGCAACGAACACAGCGAGCATATGATTTTACTGGTGTGACATCATGGTTTGCTGCAAAGTGTGACCTTATTCTACTTTTGTTTGATCCTCACAAACTTGACGTCAGTGATGAATTCAAGAGAGTGATATCATCTTTACGTGGTCATGATGACAAGATTCGAGTGGTTCTTAACAAGGCAGACCAAGTTGATACCCAGCAA CTGATGCGGGTTTATGGAGCATTAATGTGGTCACTTGGGAAAGTTATAAACACTCCTGAGGTTATGCGTGTTTATATCGG CTCATTCAACGACAAACCTGTAAATGAAGCTGCTACTGGTCCAATTGGGAAagaactttttgaaaaagagcaGGAGGACCTTCTTGCTGATCTAAAAGATATTCCAAAGAAAGCTTGTGATCGCAGA ATCAATGAATTTGTAAAACGTGCTCGAGCAGCCAAGATACATGCTTACATCATTAGTCATCTTAAAAAAGAGATGCCTGCTATGATGGGAAAGGCTAAAGCCCAGCAGAGACTCATAGATAATTTGGCTGATGAGTTTGGAAAG GTCCAAAGGGAGTTCCACTTGCCTCCTGGAGATTTCCCGAACGTCGACCACTTCAGGGAGATCTTGAGCGGTTACAGTATCGACAAATTTGATAAGTTGAAACCCAAAATGATACAAGCTGTTGATGATATGCTGGGCTATGATATACCGGATCTCTTGAAGAATTTCAAAAACCCGTACGATTAA
- the LOC108984631 gene encoding EH domain-containing protein 1 isoform X2 produces the protein MEIASIPITSCSKEHQKIYQEWFSYADSDGDGRITGNDATKFFAMSNLSRQDLKQVWAIADSKRQGYLGLKEFIAAMQLASLAQAGHAITNDLLNSDVDLGDLKPPVMEGLDALIAKKRKEKTSDLDANGSSQVQTSAAPNWFSSKASKKVPLSSVTSIIDGLKRLYIQKLKPLEVAYRFNDFVSPLLTNSDFDAKPMVMLLGQYSTGKTTFIKHLLKSSYPGAHIGPEPTTDRFVVVMSGTDERSIPGNTVAVQADMPFSGLTNFGTAFLSKFECSQMPHRLLEHITFVDTPGVLSGEKQRTQRAYDFTGVTSWFAAKCDLILLLFDPHKLDVSDEFKRVISSLRGHDDKIRVVLNKADQVDTQQLMRVYGALMWSLGKVINTPEVMRVYIGSFNDKPVNEAATGPIGKELFEKEQEDLLADLKDIPKKACDRRINEFVKRARAAKIHAYIISHLKKEMPAMMGKAKAQQRLIDNLADEFGKVQREFHLPPGDFPNVDHFREILSGYSIDKFDKLKPKMIQAVDDMLGYDIPDLLKNFKNPYD, from the exons ATGGAGATTGCTTCCATTCCAATTACTTCGTGCTCTAAAGAGCACCAGAAGATCTATCAGGAGTGGTTCAGTTACGCTGATTCAG ATGGAGATGGCCGTATAACAGGGAATGATGCTACTAAGTTCTTCGCTATGTCCAATTTGTCCAGGCAAGATCTCAAGCAG gTGTGGGCAATTGCAGACTCAAAGCGACAGGGATATCTGGGCCTCAAGGAGTTTATTGCTGCTATGCAG CTAGCATCTCTAGCACAAGCTGGTCATGCAATCACAAATGATCTCCTGAACAGTGATG TTGACTTGGGCGATTTGAAACCTCCTGTTATGGAGGGTTTGGATGCACTAATAGCG AAGAAGCGAAAGGAAAAGACAAGTGACCTTGATGCAAATG GTAGTTCTCAAGTTCAAACATCAGCTGCACCTAATTGGTTTTCATCCAAAGCATCTAAAAAG GTACCGCTTTCCTCTGTTACATCAATCATTGATGGCTTGAAGAGACTGTACATTCAGAAGCTGAAGCCGTTAGAAGTTGCTTATcgttttaatgattttgtatCCCCATTGCTG ACAAATAGTGATTTTGATGCTAAACCAATGGTTATGCTTTTGGGTCAATATTCGACTGGGAAGACAACATTTATTAAGCATCTGCTGAAAAGTAGTTATCCAG GAGCTCACATTGGACCTGAGCCCACAACTGACAGATTTGTTGTTGTCATG TCTGGAACTGATGAAAGAAGTATCCCTGGAAACACCGTTGCTGTTCAGGCAGACATGCCATTCAGTGGGCTGACAAATTTCGGAACTGCTTTTTTGTCGAAATTCGAGTGTTCTCAAATGCCACATCGC ctGCTGGAGCATATCACTTTTGTTGATACTCCTGGTGTTCTGTCTGGAGAAAAGCAACGAACACAGCGAGCATATGATTTTACTGGTGTGACATCATGGTTTGCTGCAAAGTGTGACCTTATTCTACTTTTGTTTGATCCTCACAAACTTGACGTCAGTGATGAATTCAAGAGAGTGATATCATCTTTACGTGGTCATGATGACAAGATTCGAGTGGTTCTTAACAAGGCAGACCAAGTTGATACCCAGCAA CTGATGCGGGTTTATGGAGCATTAATGTGGTCACTTGGGAAAGTTATAAACACTCCTGAGGTTATGCGTGTTTATATCGG CTCATTCAACGACAAACCTGTAAATGAAGCTGCTACTGGTCCAATTGGGAAagaactttttgaaaaagagcaGGAGGACCTTCTTGCTGATCTAAAAGATATTCCAAAGAAAGCTTGTGATCGCAGA ATCAATGAATTTGTAAAACGTGCTCGAGCAGCCAAGATACATGCTTACATCATTAGTCATCTTAAAAAAGAGATGCCTGCTATGATGGGAAAGGCTAAAGCCCAGCAGAGACTCATAGATAATTTGGCTGATGAGTTTGGAAAG GTCCAAAGGGAGTTCCACTTGCCTCCTGGAGATTTCCCGAACGTCGACCACTTCAGGGAGATCTTGAGCGGTTACAGTATCGACAAATTTGATAAGTTGAAACCCAAAATGATACAAGCTGTTGATGATATGCTGGGCTATGATATACCGGATCTCTTGAAGAATTTCAAAAACCCGTACGATTAA
- the LOC108984585 gene encoding uncharacterized protein LOC108984585 isoform X1, whose amino-acid sequence MAEENENESYKKYGDLYLAVRRGNWNAVQEFLEREPDALTAKINWKYQTPLYVAAAAGQVHVAKKLVEKLPEEKLEMQDYYGYTAITETVMRGNHELTKCILNKNKKLISITNHIGNLPLIQAIYYGQLEMARYLYALTPLDDLLPAKDYNGPNFFTYCIYTGTLDIALDLMKRHPPLGLARDKYAITPLLALASMPDLFPSGNLDRLVFWKRWIYEYCIHIPLNRDSKEIHLNVHKVETESQKAKTFISVPALLRHLVSNVLNILGIKHLYQMKLTHVQAQELLSLMCARITCLDYYERRDGCVEYAIIKAVENGIFEVASEMLKADPDLEWTFDGQKRNLLMLGVLHRQAKICSLLIGLDLNKALACYEDRETNGILHMAGMSGESRTMLNRIPGAALQMQRELQWFEETKRVFQPKVRVVPNTEGLTPRELFTKEHKDMLKEGEQWLKDTSTSCTVVGALIITIMFAAAFTVPGGNDQTGLPMFLHKRLFMLFIISDALSLFTSSTSVLMFLGILTSRYSEDDFLKSLPTKMIIGLSTLFFSIATMMVAFSAGLLIMLRDQSWIVVPIISLASVPVSLFIWMQFPLLVDMIMSTYGPGIFDSKLKIVINY is encoded by the exons ATGGCGGAGGAGAACGAGAATGAGAGCTATAAGAAATACGGGGACTTGTACCTGGCTGTGCGACGTGGGAATTGGAACGCAGTACAAGAATTTCTGGAGCGTGAACCCGATGCATTGACTGCAAAAATAAACTGGAAATACCAAACGCCGCTTTACGTAGCTGCGGCTGCAGGACAGGTGCACGTAGCGAAGAAATTGGTGGAGAAACTGCCGGAAGAAAAGTTGGAAATGCAAGATTATTACGGTTACACAGCTATTACAGAGACAGTGATGCGTGGAAACCACGAGCTTACAAAGTGCATACTTAACAAGAACAAGAAGTTGATCAGCATCACCAATCACATTGGAAATTTGCCGCTTATTCAGGCTATTTACTATGGCCAATTAGAAATGGCTCGCTATTTGTATGCTCTCACTCCGCTCGACGATCTTTTGCCTGCGAAAGACTACAACGGTCCTAATTTTTTCACATACTGTATCTATACCGGAACTTTAG ATATTGCTTTGGATTTAATGAAAAGGCACCCACCTTTGGGCCTTGCTCGAGACAAATACGCGATCACACCGCTGTTGGCATTGGCGTCCATGCCTGATCTATTCCCCAGTGGAAATCTCGATCGGCTCGTGTTTTGGAAACGATGGATCTACGAATACT GTATACATATTCCTCTGAATCGTGACTCCAAGGAAATTCATTTGAACGTTCATAAGGTAGAAACCGAAAGCCAGAAAGCAAAAACTTTCATATCAG TGCCAGCTCTATTGCGCCATCTAGTTTCAAATGTCCTAAACATCTTGG GAATCAAGCATTTATATCAGATGAAGTTGACCCATGTCCAAGCCCAAGAACTTCTTAGTCTAATGTGCGCAAGAATAACTTGTTTAGACTACTACGAAAGGCGAGATGGCTGCGTTGAATATGCCATCATCAAAGCTGTCGAGAATGGGATTTTTGAAGTTGCTTCTGAGATGCTGAAGGCGGATCCAGATCTTGAGTGGACCTTTGATGGACAGAAGAGAAACTTACTTATGCTTGGTGTCTTGCATCGCCAAGCTAAGATCTGTAGCCTTCTAATAGGGCTTGATTTGAACAAGGCTCTGGCATGTTATGAAGATAGGGAGACCAATGGCATTTTACATATGGCAGGAATGTCAGGAGAGTCCCGTACTATGCTTAATCGCATCCCAGGTGCAGCTTTGCAAATGCAAAGAGAACTCCAGTGGTTTGAG GAGACGAAGAGAGTTTTCCAACCCAAGGTCAGGGTAGTCCCTAACACGGAAGGTTTGACTCCCCGAGAATTGTTTACGAAAGAGCACAAGGACATGTTGAAAGAGGGAGAGCAATGGCTAAAGGACACTTCGACATCTTGTACAGTTGTAGGTGCTCTCATTATTACCATTATGTTTGCTGCAGCCTTTACCGTTCCAGGTGGTAACGACCAAACAGGCTTGCCAATGTTCCTGCATAAAAGGCTGTTTATGCTCTTTATAATATCTGATGCCTTGTCCCTCTTCACTTCCTCAACTTCAGTTTTGATGTTTTTAGGAATTCTCACGTCACGTTATTCAGAAGATGACTTTCTCAAGTCTTTACCAACAAAGATGATAATAGGTCTTTCCACACTCTTTTTCTCCATTGCAACGATGATGGTAGCCTTTTCTGCTGGTCTTTTAATTATGCTACGTGACCAATCATGGATTGTTGTTCCTATAATTTCTTTGGCTAGTGTTCCAGTGAGCCTCTTCATATGGATGCAGTTCCCTCTTCTTGTTGACATGATCATGTCAACTTATGGACCAGGAATCTTCGATAGTAAACTGAAGATTGTCATTAATTACTAG
- the LOC108984585 gene encoding ankyrin repeat-containing protein NPR4-like isoform X3 — MAEENENESYKKYGDLYLAVRRGNWNAVQEFLEREPDALTAKINWKYQTPLYVAAAAGQVHVAKKLVEKLPEEKLEMQDYYGYTAITETVMRGNHELTKCILNKNKKLISITNHIGNLPLIQAIYYGQLEMARYLYALTPLDDLLPAKDYNGPNFFTYCIYTGTLGIKHLYQMKLTHVQAQELLSLMCARITCLDYYERRDGCVEYAIIKAVENGIFEVASEMLKADPDLEWTFDGQKRNLLMLGVLHRQAKICSLLIGLDLNKALACYEDRETNGILHMAGMSGESRTMLNRIPGAALQMQRELQWFEETKRVFQPKVRVVPNTEGLTPRELFTKEHKDMLKEGEQWLKDTSTSCTVVGALIITIMFAAAFTVPGGNDQTGLPMFLHKRLFMLFIISDALSLFTSSTSVLMFLGILTSRYSEDDFLKSLPTKMIIGLSTLFFSIATMMVAFSAGLLIMLRDQSWIVVPIISLASVPVSLFIWMQFPLLVDMIMSTYGPGIFDSKLKIVINY, encoded by the exons ATGGCGGAGGAGAACGAGAATGAGAGCTATAAGAAATACGGGGACTTGTACCTGGCTGTGCGACGTGGGAATTGGAACGCAGTACAAGAATTTCTGGAGCGTGAACCCGATGCATTGACTGCAAAAATAAACTGGAAATACCAAACGCCGCTTTACGTAGCTGCGGCTGCAGGACAGGTGCACGTAGCGAAGAAATTGGTGGAGAAACTGCCGGAAGAAAAGTTGGAAATGCAAGATTATTACGGTTACACAGCTATTACAGAGACAGTGATGCGTGGAAACCACGAGCTTACAAAGTGCATACTTAACAAGAACAAGAAGTTGATCAGCATCACCAATCACATTGGAAATTTGCCGCTTATTCAGGCTATTTACTATGGCCAATTAGAAATGGCTCGCTATTTGTATGCTCTCACTCCGCTCGACGATCTTTTGCCTGCGAAAGACTACAACGGTCCTAATTTTTTCACATACTGTATCTATACCGGAACTTTAG GAATCAAGCATTTATATCAGATGAAGTTGACCCATGTCCAAGCCCAAGAACTTCTTAGTCTAATGTGCGCAAGAATAACTTGTTTAGACTACTACGAAAGGCGAGATGGCTGCGTTGAATATGCCATCATCAAAGCTGTCGAGAATGGGATTTTTGAAGTTGCTTCTGAGATGCTGAAGGCGGATCCAGATCTTGAGTGGACCTTTGATGGACAGAAGAGAAACTTACTTATGCTTGGTGTCTTGCATCGCCAAGCTAAGATCTGTAGCCTTCTAATAGGGCTTGATTTGAACAAGGCTCTGGCATGTTATGAAGATAGGGAGACCAATGGCATTTTACATATGGCAGGAATGTCAGGAGAGTCCCGTACTATGCTTAATCGCATCCCAGGTGCAGCTTTGCAAATGCAAAGAGAACTCCAGTGGTTTGAG GAGACGAAGAGAGTTTTCCAACCCAAGGTCAGGGTAGTCCCTAACACGGAAGGTTTGACTCCCCGAGAATTGTTTACGAAAGAGCACAAGGACATGTTGAAAGAGGGAGAGCAATGGCTAAAGGACACTTCGACATCTTGTACAGTTGTAGGTGCTCTCATTATTACCATTATGTTTGCTGCAGCCTTTACCGTTCCAGGTGGTAACGACCAAACAGGCTTGCCAATGTTCCTGCATAAAAGGCTGTTTATGCTCTTTATAATATCTGATGCCTTGTCCCTCTTCACTTCCTCAACTTCAGTTTTGATGTTTTTAGGAATTCTCACGTCACGTTATTCAGAAGATGACTTTCTCAAGTCTTTACCAACAAAGATGATAATAGGTCTTTCCACACTCTTTTTCTCCATTGCAACGATGATGGTAGCCTTTTCTGCTGGTCTTTTAATTATGCTACGTGACCAATCATGGATTGTTGTTCCTATAATTTCTTTGGCTAGTGTTCCAGTGAGCCTCTTCATATGGATGCAGTTCCCTCTTCTTGTTGACATGATCATGTCAACTTATGGACCAGGAATCTTCGATAGTAAACTGAAGATTGTCATTAATTACTAG
- the LOC108984585 gene encoding uncharacterized protein LOC108984585 isoform X2 — MAEENENESYKKYGDLYLAVRRGNWNAVQEFLEREPDALTAKINWKYQTPLYVAAAAGQVHVAKKLVEKLPEEKLEMQDYYGYTAITETVMRGNHELTKCILNKNKKLISITNHIGNLPLIQAIYYGQLEMARYLYALTPLDDLLPAKDYNGPNFFTYCIYTGTLDIALDLMKRHPPLGLARDKYAITPLLALASMPDLFPSGNLDRLVFWKRWIYEYCIHIPLNRDSKEIHLNVHKVETESQKAKTFISGIKHLYQMKLTHVQAQELLSLMCARITCLDYYERRDGCVEYAIIKAVENGIFEVASEMLKADPDLEWTFDGQKRNLLMLGVLHRQAKICSLLIGLDLNKALACYEDRETNGILHMAGMSGESRTMLNRIPGAALQMQRELQWFEETKRVFQPKVRVVPNTEGLTPRELFTKEHKDMLKEGEQWLKDTSTSCTVVGALIITIMFAAAFTVPGGNDQTGLPMFLHKRLFMLFIISDALSLFTSSTSVLMFLGILTSRYSEDDFLKSLPTKMIIGLSTLFFSIATMMVAFSAGLLIMLRDQSWIVVPIISLASVPVSLFIWMQFPLLVDMIMSTYGPGIFDSKLKIVINY; from the exons ATGGCGGAGGAGAACGAGAATGAGAGCTATAAGAAATACGGGGACTTGTACCTGGCTGTGCGACGTGGGAATTGGAACGCAGTACAAGAATTTCTGGAGCGTGAACCCGATGCATTGACTGCAAAAATAAACTGGAAATACCAAACGCCGCTTTACGTAGCTGCGGCTGCAGGACAGGTGCACGTAGCGAAGAAATTGGTGGAGAAACTGCCGGAAGAAAAGTTGGAAATGCAAGATTATTACGGTTACACAGCTATTACAGAGACAGTGATGCGTGGAAACCACGAGCTTACAAAGTGCATACTTAACAAGAACAAGAAGTTGATCAGCATCACCAATCACATTGGAAATTTGCCGCTTATTCAGGCTATTTACTATGGCCAATTAGAAATGGCTCGCTATTTGTATGCTCTCACTCCGCTCGACGATCTTTTGCCTGCGAAAGACTACAACGGTCCTAATTTTTTCACATACTGTATCTATACCGGAACTTTAG ATATTGCTTTGGATTTAATGAAAAGGCACCCACCTTTGGGCCTTGCTCGAGACAAATACGCGATCACACCGCTGTTGGCATTGGCGTCCATGCCTGATCTATTCCCCAGTGGAAATCTCGATCGGCTCGTGTTTTGGAAACGATGGATCTACGAATACT GTATACATATTCCTCTGAATCGTGACTCCAAGGAAATTCATTTGAACGTTCATAAGGTAGAAACCGAAAGCCAGAAAGCAAAAACTTTCATATCAG GAATCAAGCATTTATATCAGATGAAGTTGACCCATGTCCAAGCCCAAGAACTTCTTAGTCTAATGTGCGCAAGAATAACTTGTTTAGACTACTACGAAAGGCGAGATGGCTGCGTTGAATATGCCATCATCAAAGCTGTCGAGAATGGGATTTTTGAAGTTGCTTCTGAGATGCTGAAGGCGGATCCAGATCTTGAGTGGACCTTTGATGGACAGAAGAGAAACTTACTTATGCTTGGTGTCTTGCATCGCCAAGCTAAGATCTGTAGCCTTCTAATAGGGCTTGATTTGAACAAGGCTCTGGCATGTTATGAAGATAGGGAGACCAATGGCATTTTACATATGGCAGGAATGTCAGGAGAGTCCCGTACTATGCTTAATCGCATCCCAGGTGCAGCTTTGCAAATGCAAAGAGAACTCCAGTGGTTTGAG GAGACGAAGAGAGTTTTCCAACCCAAGGTCAGGGTAGTCCCTAACACGGAAGGTTTGACTCCCCGAGAATTGTTTACGAAAGAGCACAAGGACATGTTGAAAGAGGGAGAGCAATGGCTAAAGGACACTTCGACATCTTGTACAGTTGTAGGTGCTCTCATTATTACCATTATGTTTGCTGCAGCCTTTACCGTTCCAGGTGGTAACGACCAAACAGGCTTGCCAATGTTCCTGCATAAAAGGCTGTTTATGCTCTTTATAATATCTGATGCCTTGTCCCTCTTCACTTCCTCAACTTCAGTTTTGATGTTTTTAGGAATTCTCACGTCACGTTATTCAGAAGATGACTTTCTCAAGTCTTTACCAACAAAGATGATAATAGGTCTTTCCACACTCTTTTTCTCCATTGCAACGATGATGGTAGCCTTTTCTGCTGGTCTTTTAATTATGCTACGTGACCAATCATGGATTGTTGTTCCTATAATTTCTTTGGCTAGTGTTCCAGTGAGCCTCTTCATATGGATGCAGTTCCCTCTTCTTGTTGACATGATCATGTCAACTTATGGACCAGGAATCTTCGATAGTAAACTGAAGATTGTCATTAATTACTAG
- the LOC108983219 gene encoding grpE protein homolog 2, mitochondrial-like, which translates to MFTIKLFSRVPSRFVQRSSFLLLSVPQKQQSAILSDQCRSLLRESPSAHRNLSIFQRYGASSSATSEPTDKEQVSTVQNTGASRNADATYTSGDAKHSNQAEDSGYTHSRAADQTKESGPIWDFHSTIVESVKRRKGIKRTVFSDSDSENEEELSMDDLFKLVAEKEEILKLKNKEFGTMLDKFLRTRSEIENVMDRSRREAENSKKFAIQSFAKNLLDVADNLERASLEVTFAKLDTSTDSAGALPLIKKLIEGVEMTEKQLLEVFKKYGVEKFDPTNEPFDPHSHNAVFRLPDDSKRPGTVAVLLKSGYLLYDRVIRRAEVGVAQAVDFGEMSQWSFD; encoded by the exons ATGTTCACCATTAAGCTTTTTTCACGCGTGCCAAGCCGCTTCGTCCAGCGGAGCTCCTTTCTTCTCCTCTCTGTTCCCCAAAAGCAGCAGTCGGCAATCCTCTCCGACCAGTGCCGCTCCCTTCTTCGTGAATCCCCGAGTGCG CACCGCAacctctccatcttccaaagATATGGAGCGTCTTCATCCGCCACCTCTGAGCCTACCGACAAGGAACAGGTGAGTACTGTACAGAATACTGGTGCTTCTAGGAATGCAGATGCCACATATACAAGTGGAGATGCTAAACATTCCAATCAAGCTGAAGATTCAGGTTATACACACAGCAGAGCTGCTGATCAGACAAAAGAATCAGGTCCTATTTGGGATTTCCACTCTACCATAGTCGAGTCTGTCAAAAGGAGAAAAGGTATTAAACGAACTGTGttttctgactctgattctgagaACGAGGAGGAGCTGTCAATGGATGATTTGTTTAAACTAGTGGCAGAGAAGGAAGAAATTTTGAAGTTGAAGAATAAAGAGTTTGGTACAATGCTAGATAAATTTCTTCGGACGCGTTCAGAAATTGAGAATGTCATGGACAGGTCAAGGCGGGAAGcagaaaactctaaaaaatttgCCATACAg AGTTTTGCAAAGAATTTACTGGACGTCGCAGACAACTTGGAAAGAGCTTCTTTGGAAGTCACTTTTGCAAAACTCGATACATCTACAGATTCTGCTGGAGCTCTGCcactaataaaaaaacttattgaAGGCGTTGAAATGACCGAGAAACAACTTTTGGAG gtatttaaaaaatatggagtaGAAAAATTTGATCCTACAAATGAACCATTCGATCCACATAGTCACAATGCGGTTTTCCGACTACCAGATGATTCCAAGCGTCCAGGCACCGTTGCTGTACTTCTTAAG TCAGGATATTTGCTTTATGATCGAGTTATTCGGCGGGCTGAAGTTGGTGTAGCTCAAGCAGTGGATTTTGGAGAAATGAGTCAATGGAGTTTTGACTGA